A genomic segment from Variovorax paradoxus B4 encodes:
- a CDS encoding ABC transporter ATP-binding protein, which yields MTDVVLQLLNVESAYGPIKAIRGVSLKVRQGEIVTVLGSNGAGKTTILKTISGIIDPRKGSIEFQGKDITAKDPAHIVQQGLSHVPEGREVFPLLSVRDNLLMGAYTRKDRDGVARDMESVYAYFPILRERATQDAGLLSGGQQQMLAISRAIMAAPHLILLDEPSLGLSPKLTKEIFEIVVRINRERGTTILLVEQNANMALNASDHGYVLENGRIVMEDTCERLREKEDIKEFYLGVKDDGVRGERRWKKKKTWR from the coding sequence ATGACCGACGTCGTCCTCCAGCTGCTCAACGTCGAAAGCGCCTACGGCCCCATCAAAGCCATAAGAGGCGTGAGCCTGAAAGTCAGGCAGGGCGAGATCGTGACGGTCCTTGGCTCCAACGGCGCAGGAAAAACAACGATCCTGAAAACGATCTCCGGAATCATCGACCCCCGAAAAGGCAGCATCGAATTCCAGGGCAAGGACATCACCGCCAAGGATCCGGCCCACATCGTGCAGCAGGGCCTGAGCCACGTGCCCGAAGGCCGCGAGGTGTTCCCGCTGCTGTCGGTGAGAGACAACCTGCTGATGGGTGCCTACACCCGCAAGGACCGCGACGGCGTGGCGCGCGACATGGAGAGCGTCTATGCCTACTTCCCCATCCTGCGCGAGCGCGCCACGCAGGATGCCGGCCTGCTCTCGGGCGGCCAGCAGCAGATGCTCGCCATCTCGCGCGCCATCATGGCCGCGCCGCATCTCATCCTGCTCGACGAGCCCAGCCTCGGCTTGAGCCCCAAGCTGACGAAAGAGATCTTCGAGATCGTCGTGCGCATCAACCGCGAACGCGGCACCACCATCCTGCTTGTGGAGCAGAACGCCAACATGGCGCTCAACGCCTCCGACCACGGCTACGTGCTCGAGAACGGCCGCATCGTCATGGAAGACACCTGCGAACGCCTGCGCGAGAAGGAAGACATCAAGGAGTTCTACCTGGGCGTCAAGGACGACGGCGTGCGCGGCGAGCGGCGCTGGAAAAAGAAGAAGACCTGGAGATGA